The Lysobacter luteus genome contains the following window.
CGCATGCGCCCCCTGCTGGTCCACGCCAGCGGTGCGCTGTTCAACGCCGACCCTGCGCTGCTGGACGCACCGGCGGTCGCGATCGAGCTGATCCATGCCTATTCGCTGGTGCACGACGACCTGCCGGCGATGGACGACGACGACCTGCGGCGGGGCCAGCCGACCGTGCACGTCACCTTCGACGAGGCCACCGCGATCCTGGCTGGCGATGCGCTGCAGTCGCTGGCCTTCGCCGTGCTCGCCGATGCACCCGGCTCGCCCCCCATCCGGGTGGAGTTGCTGCGCACGCTCGCCAGCGCGGCGGGCGCGGCCGGCATGTGCGGGGGGCAGGCACTCGACCTGCACGCCACCGGCAACGGCCACGCGATGACGGTTGGCGACCTGGAACAACTGCACGCGCTCAAGACCGGGGCGCTGATCCGTGCAGCGGTCCGCATGGGCGCGCTGTGCGGCGATGCCGATGACGATGCGCTCGACGCGCTGGACCGCTACGCCGACGCGCTGGGGCTGGCCTTCCAGGTCCGCGACGACATCCTCGATGTCGAGGGCGACAGCGCCACGCTCGGCAAGACCGCCGGCAAGGACGCGGCACAGGACAAGGCGACCTTCCCCGCCCTGCTGGGGATGACGGCTTCGCGCCAGCGCTTGGATGAGCTGTCCCGGGCGATGGACGCCGCGCTCGCGCCCTTCGGCGACCGTGCCGACGGGCTGCGTGCGCTCGGCCGGCTGGCGGTGGAACGGGATCGGTGATGCGTGCGTGGGCCGGCCGCCTCGACGGCCGACCCACGGTTGCGAGGTCTACTTGATCAGCCGCAGCGTCAGCGGATAGCGATAGGCAACGCCTTCGTTGGCCTTGACCGCCGCGAGGATGGTCAATACCAGCCACGCGATGCCGACGATCACCCAGGCCGGGATCGCGATGATCAGGCCGATGCCGAGCGTGACGATCGACAGCAGCACCAGCGCGAGGCAGATGATCGCGACGGTGATGTTGAAGTTGAGCGCTTCCTTACCCTGGTCGTTGACGAACGGCATGGTGTCCTTCTTGACCAGCCAGATGACCAGCGGGCCAATAAAGGTGCCCCAGCCGCCGGCGGCGGAGGTCAGCAGGCCGCCGACCAGCGCGGACAGGTGGGCGAACATCGCCCACTGGCGCTCCTCGGCCGAGATGCCGCTGGCCGCCACGGACTCATCGGCAGGAGGCGGGTCGAACGGCGGCGGCGTGCCGCGCGGGTCGCTTTCGTACGGGTCGTTCTCGCTGGTGTTCACGTGCCTTGTCTCCCTGGAGGACCGGACCCCGACTGTCGCGCCGCAGGGGTGAGCGGTCAACCGCCGTCGGTCACGGTCAGCCTTCGCCGGCGACCGTCATCCGTCCGACCAGGATCGAGCCGGTGCGCACGTGCGAGCGCGGATCGACGTCGCTGCCGACCGCCTCGATCGCCTGGTACATGGCACGCAGGTTGCCGGCGATGGTGATGCCGTCGACCGCGTACTGCGGCTTGCCATCCTCGATCCAGAACCCGGCCGCGCCGCGCGAATAGTCGCCGGTGATGGTGTTGACGCCCTGTCCCATCAGCTCGGTCACCAACAGGCCGCGCCCCATGCCGGCCAGCATCGCGTCCAGGTCGCCGGCGTTGGCCGCCACCTGCAGGTTGTGCACGCCGCCGGCATTGGCGGTGGTCTGCAGGCCGAGGCGGCGCGCGGAATAGCTGCCCAGGATGTAGCGCTGCAGCACGCCCCCCGCGACCAGCGAGGAATCGCGCGTGGCCACGCCCTCGGCATCGAACGAGGCCGAGCGGAAACCGCGCGGCAGGAAGGGCCGCTCGTCGATCGCGAACCACTCGGGGAACAGCGCCTGCCCCACCGAGTCGACCAGGAAGCTCGCGCGGCGGTACAGCGCGCCGCCGGACACCGCGCCCAGCAGGTGGCCGATCAGCGATCGTGCGACCTCGGCCGAGAACAGCACCGGGTACTCGCCGGTCGGCACCTGGCGCGGCGACAGGCGCGACACCGCGCGTTCGGCCGCCTTTCGGCCCACGGTCGCGGCTGATTCCAGCTCGTCGGCCGACAGCGCGATGGTGTACCAGCCGTCGCGCTGCATGTCGGCGCCGCGACCGGCGATCAGCGCGCACCCCAGGCTATGTTGGGTGCTGCGCTCGCGGCCGACGAAGCCATGCGAGTTGGCGTACACCGACAGGCTGCTGCCACTGCCGACCGAGGCGCCGTCGGAGTTCTCCAGCCGCGGGTCGAAGTCGCGCCCGGCCTGTTCGCAGGCCAGCGCGAGGTCGATCGCCTGGTCGGCCTCGACCGCCCATGGGTGCCAGCTGTCGAACTCGCGCAGGTCGGTGGCCATCAACCCCGCGTCGGCCAGCCCGGCCGCAGGGTCGTGTTCGGTATGGCGGGCGATCGCGCAGGCCTGGTCGACTGTTGCGGCCAGGCTTTCCTCGCGCAGGTCGGCCGTGGAGGCGCTGCCCTTGCGCCCGCCGAAGTACACGGTGACGGCGATGCCGCGGTCACGGGTGGACTCGACGGTCTCGACCTCGCCCATGCGGACGTTGACGTTGAGGCCGGCATCCTCCGAGCACGACACCTCGGCCTGGTCGGCGCCGGCGGCGCGGGCGGCCTCCAGCAGACGCTGGGAGAGGACTGCGAGCGCGTCCAGGCGCGCCTCGCTGTCGGCGTGGAAGGGCGCGGTGGCGGGGGCGATGTCGTTCAATGACTTATCCTTTCAGTTCTTGCACGGCATGCGCCGCGGTTGCGCGCGATGCCCATAAACGGACACGACGATGCGCGGCAGAGACGAAGAAACCGGTGAGTTCCTGGGCGACAGCCGCAGCCAGCAGCGGCGCGATGCGCTGGAAATACTGAACCTGGGCCAGCAGCTGGTTGCGTTGACCGATGCGCAGCTGGCGAAGCTGCCGGTGCCGGAGTCGCTGCTGCCGCACATCCGCGAGTCCCGCCGCATCACCTCGCACATCGCGCACAAGCGGCAGCTGGCGTTCCTGGCCAAGCAGATGCGCCGCGAGGATGACGAGGTACTGGACGCGATCCGCGACGCGCTGGATGAAAAGGGCGACGCCGCCCGGCGCGAGGTGGCGGCCATGCACCGGGTCGAAGCCTGGCGCGACCGCCTGCTGGCCGAGGGCGACGCCGCGCTGGCCGAACTGATCGGCCAGTACCCCGATGCGGACCGGCAGGCCCTGCGCCAGCTGGTGCGCAACACGCTGGAAGAGCGCAAGCGCAACAAGCCGCCGCGTGCGTTCCGCGAACTGTTCCGCCACCTGCGCGAGCTGATCCTGGCCGGCGCCACCGCCGGCACGACGTCGGATGACATGCCCGACGAGGACGTGCCGGATACCGACGACTAGTCCGGTCGAC
Protein-coding sequences here:
- a CDS encoding polyprenyl synthetase family protein, with amino-acid sequence MPEPQLAAWRVRTDAALDRALPADNRAPQRLHAAMRHAVLLGGKRMRPLLVHASGALFNADPALLDAPAVAIELIHAYSLVHDDLPAMDDDDLRRGQPTVHVTFDEATAILAGDALQSLAFAVLADAPGSPPIRVELLRTLASAAGAAGMCGGQALDLHATGNGHAMTVGDLEQLHALKTGALIRAAVRMGALCGDADDDALDALDRYADALGLAFQVRDDILDVEGDSATLGKTAGKDAAQDKATFPALLGMTASRQRLDELSRAMDAALAPFGDRADGLRALGRLAVERDR
- a CDS encoding DUF4870 domain-containing protein encodes the protein MFAHLSALVGGLLTSAAGGWGTFIGPLVIWLVKKDTMPFVNDQGKEALNFNITVAIICLALVLLSIVTLGIGLIIAIPAWVIVGIAWLVLTILAAVKANEGVAYRYPLTLRLIK
- the pmbA gene encoding metalloprotease PmbA, with the protein product MNDIAPATAPFHADSEARLDALAVLSQRLLEAARAAGADQAEVSCSEDAGLNVNVRMGEVETVESTRDRGIAVTVYFGGRKGSASTADLREESLAATVDQACAIARHTEHDPAAGLADAGLMATDLREFDSWHPWAVEADQAIDLALACEQAGRDFDPRLENSDGASVGSGSSLSVYANSHGFVGRERSTQHSLGCALIAGRGADMQRDGWYTIALSADELESAATVGRKAAERAVSRLSPRQVPTGEYPVLFSAEVARSLIGHLLGAVSGGALYRRASFLVDSVGQALFPEWFAIDERPFLPRGFRSASFDAEGVATRDSSLVAGGVLQRYILGSYSARRLGLQTTANAGGVHNLQVAANAGDLDAMLAGMGRGLLVTELMGQGVNTITGDYSRGAAGFWIEDGKPQYAVDGITIAGNLRAMYQAIEAVGSDVDPRSHVRTGSILVGRMTVAGEG
- the yjgA gene encoding ribosome biogenesis factor YjgA, giving the protein MRGRDEETGEFLGDSRSQQRRDALEILNLGQQLVALTDAQLAKLPVPESLLPHIRESRRITSHIAHKRQLAFLAKQMRREDDEVLDAIRDALDEKGDAARREVAAMHRVEAWRDRLLAEGDAALAELIGQYPDADRQALRQLVRNTLEERKRNKPPRAFRELFRHLRELILAGATAGTTSDDMPDEDVPDTDD